From the Amycolatopsis thermoflava N1165 genome, one window contains:
- a CDS encoding alpha/beta hydrolase, with the protein MTGGTGKTAMSADQVFGATEYFEMASASVGARFAIWVTTSPAYARDEQVAYPVLYVTDGNFSVGQTAPLAVMQGDLALPIAPYLQVTVGYAGDDAQDWTRVRNRDLVPPGEPVPPAMRSSLDMAVANGLMTQAEADAYLEDLANTRADAFLSFITDELHPEISRRYRVAPEGHGLFGYSYGGLFTLYALLTGCALFTAYGAGSPGIASLESTALKLAEKPLDLTGKRLHLTINGPEMTGELPIYRVIGRGFTLLVESLRSSESGLALTTAVLGETHVTGLQPSFLSFMRTCWSRPA; encoded by the coding sequence ATGACCGGTGGAACCGGGAAGACCGCGATGTCCGCTGACCAGGTGTTCGGCGCGACGGAGTACTTCGAGATGGCGTCGGCGTCGGTGGGCGCCCGTTTCGCGATCTGGGTGACAACGTCTCCGGCCTACGCCCGGGACGAGCAGGTGGCGTACCCGGTCCTCTACGTGACCGACGGCAACTTCAGCGTCGGCCAGACCGCGCCGCTGGCGGTGATGCAGGGCGACCTGGCGCTTCCGATCGCGCCGTACCTCCAGGTGACCGTGGGCTATGCCGGCGACGACGCCCAGGACTGGACCCGGGTGCGCAACCGTGATCTCGTACCCCCAGGAGAGCCCGTCCCGCCAGCCATGCGGTCCTCATTGGACATGGCGGTGGCGAACGGGCTGATGACCCAGGCGGAGGCCGACGCCTATCTCGAAGATCTCGCGAACACCCGAGCCGACGCGTTCCTCTCCTTCATCACCGACGAGCTCCACCCGGAGATCAGCCGCCGTTACCGGGTCGCCCCGGAGGGCCACGGGTTGTTCGGCTACTCCTACGGTGGCCTGTTCACCCTGTACGCCCTGCTCACCGGGTGCGCCCTGTTCACCGCCTACGGAGCGGGGAGCCCCGGCATCGCATCGCTGGAGAGCACGGCGCTCAAGCTCGCCGAGAAGCCGCTCGATCTCACCGGCAAGCGACTCCACCTCACGATCAACGGGCCGGAGATGACGGGGGAGCTGCCCATCTACCGCGTGATCGGACGCGGGTTCACCCTCCTCGTCGAGTCCCTCCGCAGTAGCGAGTCGGGACTCGCGTTGACGACGGCGGTGCTCGGCGAGACCCACGTCACCGGCCTCCAGCCGTCGTTCCTCAGCTTCATGCGCACGTGCTGGTCGCGTCCTGCATGA
- a CDS encoding FAD-binding oxidoreductase: MLIERLAERIPADRIQLDPAVMASYAHDEAEWASHGTPLVLVRPRTAEEVQEVVRACIEYHVPVVPRGAGTGLSGGANAVDGCVVLSTEAMTAITEIDPVERLAVVQPGVVNDRLRNVCAEQGLWYPPDPASAPWSTIGGNVATNAGGLCCVKYGVTADYVLGLQVVTGTGELVRLGRRTAKGVAGYDLARLLVGSEGTLGVITEVALRLRPQRSPERTVAGYFSSIVDAGRAVTAVAAAGIVPSALELIDRHCLEAVDQWKKTDLAVEADVVLLARCDVPGAAGDEEADAIRDCFARAGATWAAGSTDQTEADALFEARRLAYPALERLGPVLTEDVCVPKAAVPEMLARIEAIGKKHETLIANIAHAGDGNLHPLLITPRDDDEARGRAQRAFQEIIGEAIALGGTVTGEHGVGLLKMDGLAEELPAEVLDLHRAVKAALDPHGILNPGKVIAAGGE, encoded by the coding sequence ATGCTGATCGAACGCCTGGCGGAGCGGATCCCCGCTGATCGCATTCAGCTCGATCCCGCGGTGATGGCGAGCTACGCCCACGACGAGGCCGAGTGGGCGTCCCACGGGACACCGCTCGTCCTAGTCCGGCCGCGCACCGCCGAGGAGGTCCAGGAGGTCGTGCGCGCGTGCATCGAGTACCACGTTCCCGTGGTACCCCGCGGGGCGGGCACCGGCCTGTCCGGCGGAGCGAACGCCGTCGACGGGTGTGTCGTCCTGTCGACCGAGGCGATGACGGCCATCACGGAGATCGACCCGGTGGAGCGGCTGGCCGTGGTGCAGCCGGGTGTCGTCAACGACCGCCTGCGGAACGTGTGCGCCGAGCAGGGTCTCTGGTACCCGCCGGACCCCGCCTCGGCGCCGTGGTCGACGATCGGCGGCAACGTCGCGACGAACGCGGGCGGCCTCTGTTGCGTGAAGTACGGCGTCACCGCGGACTACGTGCTCGGCCTGCAGGTCGTCACCGGAACCGGCGAACTGGTCCGGCTCGGCCGGCGTACCGCGAAGGGCGTCGCGGGGTACGACCTCGCCAGGCTGCTCGTCGGCTCCGAGGGGACGCTGGGTGTCATCACCGAGGTCGCGCTCAGGCTGCGCCCGCAGCGGTCGCCGGAGCGCACCGTCGCCGGCTACTTCTCCTCGATCGTGGATGCCGGGCGCGCGGTCACGGCCGTGGCCGCGGCGGGCATCGTCCCGTCCGCGCTGGAGCTTATCGACCGGCACTGCCTCGAGGCCGTGGACCAGTGGAAGAAGACGGACCTGGCCGTCGAGGCCGACGTCGTCCTGCTGGCGCGGTGCGACGTCCCTGGCGCGGCAGGCGACGAGGAGGCGGACGCGATCCGCGACTGCTTCGCGCGAGCGGGTGCCACCTGGGCGGCTGGTTCGACCGACCAGACGGAGGCGGACGCTCTGTTCGAAGCGCGGCGCCTGGCCTACCCGGCCCTTGAGCGGCTGGGGCCCGTGCTGACCGAGGACGTGTGCGTGCCCAAGGCGGCGGTTCCGGAGATGCTCGCCCGGATCGAAGCGATCGGGAAGAAGCACGAAACCCTGATCGCCAACATCGCCCACGCCGGAGACGGCAACCTGCACCCCCTGCTGATCACGCCGCGCGACGACGACGAGGCGAGGGGACGTGCGCAGCGGGCCTTCCAGGAGATCATCGGGGAAGCCATCGCGCTGGGCGGCACGGTCACGGGGGAGCACGGTGTCGGCCTGCTCAAGATGGACGGACTTGCCGAGGAGCTGCCCGCGGAGGTCCTGGATCTCCACCGCGCGGTGAAAGCCGCGCTGGATCCGCACGGCATCCTCAACCCCGGCAAGGTCATCGCCGCCGGCGGGGAGTGA
- a CDS encoding AraC family transcriptional regulator, producing MVLLPLHRFELFQSRDVDYTRDMTARAFCAHKLEPLDLATGFHARLNTKRVGDGTSVSYLAYGGDVLIEPEERTYFAVLVPLAGECRIEYAGEQIRTYPGEAAVLPPDRSLVMNWSADCAHLVFRIERAALEAHLRHLLGSALHQPLRFAPRMPVDSGPGRGWAAGLRMLVTLLDESDTLIEHPLAAAEFESGLLTGLLLAQPHAFQSQLADRNARPAPSRSVRLAVDIMRNHPEWEHTTSSLAKATGVAVRTLQRGFREELGVTPREYLNDVRLQRVRDELRARRPEHATVGAIASRWGFPHLGRFSALYRKRFGESPSSTLRG from the coding sequence ATGGTGCTGCTACCACTTCACCGGTTTGAGTTGTTCCAGTCCAGAGATGTCGACTACACCCGTGACATGACGGCTCGCGCCTTCTGCGCGCACAAGCTCGAGCCGCTTGACCTCGCGACGGGTTTTCATGCTCGGCTCAACACCAAGCGCGTCGGCGACGGGACCAGTGTCTCGTACCTGGCCTACGGCGGTGACGTGCTCATAGAGCCGGAGGAACGCACGTATTTCGCTGTGCTCGTCCCCCTTGCGGGGGAGTGCCGGATCGAGTACGCCGGCGAGCAGATCCGCACGTATCCCGGTGAGGCCGCGGTTCTGCCACCCGACCGCTCGCTCGTCATGAACTGGTCCGCGGACTGCGCCCATCTCGTGTTCCGGATCGAGCGCGCGGCGCTGGAAGCACACCTGCGCCACCTCCTGGGAAGCGCACTGCACCAGCCACTGCGTTTCGCTCCCCGGATGCCTGTCGACTCGGGGCCGGGCCGGGGATGGGCGGCAGGTCTGCGAATGCTGGTCACCCTGTTGGACGAGTCGGACACCTTGATCGAGCATCCGCTCGCCGCGGCCGAGTTCGAGTCCGGACTGCTGACCGGGCTACTGCTGGCCCAGCCGCACGCCTTCCAAAGCCAGCTCGCCGACCGGAACGCCCGTCCGGCGCCCTCCCGATCGGTGCGCCTCGCGGTCGACATCATGCGGAACCACCCGGAGTGGGAGCACACAACCAGCAGCCTGGCGAAGGCCACCGGCGTGGCGGTGCGAACGCTTCAGCGTGGCTTTCGCGAGGAGTTGGGCGTGACGCCGCGTGAGTACCTCAACGACGTCCGCCTGCAGCGCGTGCGCGACGAGCTTCGAGCGCGCCGACCGGAGCACGCGACGGTCGGTGCGATCGCATCCCGGTGGGGGTTCCCCCATCTCGGGCGTTTTTCGGCGCTCTATCGCAAGCGCTTCGGCGAGAGCCCGTCCTCGACCTTGCGGGGCTGA